Genomic window (Rhododendron vialii isolate Sample 1 chromosome 4a, ASM3025357v1):
GGGTCTGGTAGTCACTTAGGTGTAGGCTTTTTCTGTTAGATTATGTAATTTCGGGAATCGTTAGTCATTTTGTATTGTTCTTCTGTTCAGGTTAGCCTCCTTTTTGCATGTTCGATTGCATTACgtttggacccaggtgagtagttaagtatgttacgtattttcgaaagttccctgtgtcccttaaaagtatttccttcagaaatttatatgaatgttatttGGAGACTCGAAACTGTTTATAAGATGTtttataaattggcatgcgattAGTTTTCTaagatcaattgttaatattctttttggtgagaacttggtggatattaatgggaacatttatttcggaagtccagggaacttattccttctcgtgttggtgaccctggccattggggaaaagaccgtgttaggccggtgaccctaatgctcaacggctttcttacgccggatcgtcttagggaaaagtaccatgggctgccaaccctggtgactctaagttcgatattggatccaattttgatgagatttattttggccatggtactatttgattgtggttccccattgttgatggagttaatgttgtgatcaccaccaagaatatttattGGTTAAATACTTCATTGATTAATTTGTTATTCTGCCggacacctcgtatgccaaattatgatttaatgataaattattttaatcctcgctttcaactttatttattatacatacttgctattcactgagcttgtcagctgacggatttactccaacttctctttcaggcaagttggggagttaGAGAAGGACTCTGGTGGCATCTCAGGGATTtcttttgttgacctccttagggtgtctcattctagttttattttaaaaaatcgcttccgcatttgaaacaattgtcagataacaaattcttttaattattgTTGGATTATTGGATATTGTatggttcatgggatggttgtgcCCCATGTTTATGATGAGACATATTtggcttttgatttgattaataatgAAAAAGTGATCATTTGATTTTCGGTTACTTTGATTTTATTTAGGCTGCGTGTTCCATGGATTAGCCtcatggttcacggccggtcacttTTCATTTCCTACCCTCCAATGGGATCCCTTCCTTAATAAATCCCCACCTTCCAATAAGCTGGACCAAATCCATGACGAAGAGGCTCCCCTCCTGGCTGTCCAAGGGGAGGAATTTGGGAAGTAGGATGCCTTAAGAACTCTAGCCCAGAGCGCATCGGGTTCCTTTACCATTCTCCAAAATTGCTTAGCTAAGAGAGCAATATTAAAGGCTTGTAAATCCCTAAAGCCCAGACCTCCTTCCTCTTTTGGACCGTTCAGCTCCTTCCAACGAACCCAGTGGATCTTGTTGCCTTTTTCCTTGTTCCCCCACCAGAACCGACAAATATCAGAGCTTATTTTTTGGCAAAGCATTTTTGGAAACTTGAAACATGACATAGGGAAAGTAGGAATAGCTTGGGCCACATCTTTTATAAGGACTTCCTTGCCAGCAAGGTTCATGATCGTTTGTTTCCAACCTTGGAGTTTGGTCATAATTCTGTCCCTCACATAGCCAAGGGTTTCTTGCTTTGAATTCCCCCAACTTGTGGGTACCCCTAAGTACTTGGAGCCGTCTTTCATAATCCCCATTCCCATGAAATTAACTATCTCCTGTTGGAGATCCTTTAGGGTATTAGGAGAGAATAAAATTTCTGACTTCTGGAAATTAATTTCTTCTCCAGATGCTTCACCAAACATATTCAGAATCTCCTTTACCTTCTCGCAATTCTTTAGATTTGCTTCCAAGAGCACCAACGAATCATCTGCAAAGAGAAGATGAGATAGAACAGGCCCTCTATTCCTGACACGAATTCCCCCCAATTCTCTATTTGAAATAGCTGAAGACAATAAGGAAGATAGAGAATCTGCCACCAGGAGGAATAGGTAAGGAGAAAGAGGGTCCCCTTGCCTCAATCCTCTAGATGGTGTGACCTCTGCCGCTTTTCTGCCATTTGCCATAATCGAGAAATTCACCGTAGTAACACAGTGCATTACCCAATTAATCCATCTATCGGTGAAGCCCAGAGTACACATTGTGTCTTCCAGAAAACTCCATCTCACTCTATCATATGCCTTACTTAGATCCAGCTTCAGAGCCATGAGAGCTTTGGGGCCTTTCTTCTTGTGTTTAATGTAGTGAAACACTTCGTGAGCAATGATGATGTTAGATCTGACGGCCTTCAATAAAGGCAGATTGCTCTTGGGAAATGATAGAAGGGAGTAAGGGCTTTAGTCAATTTGCAAGAATTTTGGAAATGATCTTGTAGATAAAGTTGCATAGACTGATAGGGCGGAATTGGCCAATGGTTTCAGGGTGGGGAACCTTTGGGATGAGGACTATGTTGGTTTGATTAAGAGGACCCAGATTCGAGGAGCCATCAAAGAAATCCCTGACCATATTGCTGACATCCACTTTAACTAGCTCccaatatttttggaaaaacaaCCCTAGAAAACCATCCGGACCTGGGGCTTTGAGGGCCCCCATTTGAGACACAACAGAGGTAATCTCTAGGTCACTCACTGGTCTACAAAGGTTAACATTTGATTCTGCACTTATCTTGTTAGAAACCCCACTCAAAGCTTTGTCAGAATTTATAATGGGATTAACATCAATAAATAAGTTATTGAAATGCTGACAGATGATATCAGATATACCTCTTGGGGAGTTGATCCATTcccccttttcatttttaagtCTCAGAATCAAGTTCCTTTGCCTCCTCTGAGTAGCAGTAATATGAAAGAATTTGGAATGTCTATCCCCAAATTTCAAGTAGTTTAAACGGGATCGTTGGTGCCAGTACATCTCTTCTTGTTCCCAGAGTTTATTCAGCTTTGCCGCCAGATCCTCTTCCTCCATTTTAGAGGCAAGAGAATAAGGTCCTCCTTGGATTGCCTCAATCTTGCACTTGAGCGTTGCTATTTGTTCCTTCATCTTGCTGAATTTCCCCTTATGCCATGCCTGGAGATCCATCTTTCATCTTACCAAATTTTGAACCACCTTAGAGACATTGTTGTTTCCCCTTTCCGACCCCCAAATGGCTTTAACTATTCCCTCACAATCTTCCTCCACTGTCCACATAGATTCAAAGCTCACGTGGACGCTTCCAAGAGcaccaacaaatttttttttttactttgttctcAAACTATCAAAATCGTTTACTTTCGTCTTCCAATTATTGCATTATTGCAACCTATTAAGTCTAATTGCTAACTTCTGTTAACAAATCAAACGGAAAAAACTCACGTGGACAGCACATGCCCTATTTTCTTCCCTATTTGGTGCCGAATAAATAGGCATAATTTTGTGGAACCCTATtttggatcccacaaaaataattcaaaccacaagttattcttaaaattattttttatgggtttctgaaaaaaattaaactcaatccaatatcaaTAAGGGCTGTTTAAGAATTCGTAGGGTGTTTTAGAATTTGTAGAGTGCCCTACGAATTTAGAAACATCCATTATCgatattgaattgagctaatttttttttaacataactTCCAGTTTGAATCATATCCTTGTAGAATCCGTAATAgtccttgaaaaaaaaaattcattttgtatTCAAAGGGTACCAAATAGGCTTCAATTGTACTAGTATTATTTTGGGTTTGGGGATGGTGCAGTGTAGTGGAGTGCACGAAAATGAGTCGGAGGTGCACAGCACGGTACTACTGCACAGCACTAATCCGAAATCCAATGTACCTAGTGTAAGGATCACGGAATCATTACATTTGTTGGTGCAAGTACAACATAATCTAATCTTCACCCGATTTTAGGGAAGGTTTGAACAAAATCATTCTCTACGCCATTTCAACAAAATGAAAGGAGAGTAACCGTCCCAGCTCGCTCTGTCGCTCAGAAGAAAAACGACCGTGAAGTgaagggctctctctctctctctctctctctctctctctctctctctctctctctctctctctctctctctctctctctctcatctttggTAAAGTCGAAGATCAAACGGATCTAAACCTcgtaaattgcttttcccaccccccgACACCACACCCCTCCCGGTCTCACACccttttttcacttttacccTCCCTCGGCCcttttaattaccaaaaaagCTAAGGGCAGGGACAATCCACAGGGACCATCCGCagggacaaacgcgtttggccccatttggatcccaaaaaaatctaaaaaaatatccataaattttttaatattattttatgggaccctgtaaaaaatcagctccagtggatatcggtaagtattacttttggataagtaaGGGCGAATTGACagtttcactccgtttgaatcggtgcaaagatcttgttattctgattatattgacaagatctttgcaccgattcaaacggagtgaaaatttaagcacttaatttttttagaccgtttatatatattaaaaaatatggttaaaaaattaagtgcttcaatttttaatgcgtttgaacggatgtgaagatttttttattctgatcatattattttaatttatttctttatttaattattcaTATCTTTTTAAAGCCTTTCAacaaaacaccctaagacttattatttagttccAAAACTCTTTTAGaatgtccattgaaaggccttggagtcaaaaatttattacgaccatttaagatgaaatgatcagaaaaataacaactttgcaccggttcaaacagattgaaaattggaacacttatttttgtaactatattttttaatctataaaggacaaaaaaaaatagtcggataaacatgatcaattgaaacgctttttttttctctctcaattactttacaaaatctagaattagacttgaacctattgtgtaagaaagaaagaacaaattttttaaatgtaagaaataatagtttgattagtaacatggattgaaaattgaaacacttattttttacaccgtttatatattaaaaaatagtttaaaaaataagtgtattaaaaaatttagtacgaccatttaggatgaaatgtttggaaaaataacatttttgtattgattcaaacggattgaaaattgaaacatttattttttaaactatattttttaatatatatatatatatatatatataagaaaaaaaaggagaaaaaaacagTCGGAAAGAAACAACGGGAGGGggtaatagagaaaaaaaaaaggaaaaaaaaaaaacagaagaataaaaattggaaagaaGAAGTTGGGGGTGGGTGGGTTGGGTGGGGTGGGTGCTGTGtcagagggggggggggggggggggggaaagcaGCTCTCCTAAACCTCTCCTCTGAAGAAAAGTTTCAAAGTCAGGAACCCTTCCTAACATCATCTCAAACACCTCTCTCTGCATATCAAACCCTATAAAACTCTCTACTTTAGAAAAAAATGGAACGGCGTTTACCGGATCTTCCTCATGTGATCATCTATGACATACTCTCAAGACTGCCCGTCAAGCCTCTGTGCCGTTTCAAATCGGTTTCCAAGCCATGGCTTGCTCTAGTTACCGATCCCCAATTCATCAAATCACACCTCAATCATCAATCCACTAACCACAAGAAGCTATTaatccactctctctctcctccctgtACCTGTTCCGTAGACTGCCAGGCACCTGACCACACTGTAGCCGAGCTCGAAATGCCCGGTAAGCGTGGTTTCCAATTTCTGGGTTCATTCAATGGAATCTTA
Coding sequences:
- the LOC131323124 gene encoding putative F-box/LRR-repeat/kelch-repeat protein At1g11620 isoform X2, with translation MERRLPDLPHVIIYDILSRLPVKPLCRFKSVSKPWLALVTDPQFIKSHLNHQSTNHKKLLIHSLSPPCTCSVDCQAPDHTVAELEMPGFKRSIRGWGFCEKTVVGVEYPVSYEGTTNPRFFHFLPATLSHLSAPKKDPKKYP
- the LOC131323124 gene encoding putative F-box/LRR-repeat/kelch-repeat protein At1g11620 isoform X1, with amino-acid sequence MERRLPDLPHVIIYDILSRLPVKPLCRFKSVSKPWLALVTDPQFIKSHLNHQSTNHKKLLIHSLSPPCTCSVDCQAPDHTVAELEMPGKEPIIREVPKPLFGILWSIQESQVVVELVHYRSAFWEHLVLHQVLMFVIELVMLGQTLTFAKLIL